In Aspergillus fumigatus Af293 chromosome 2, whole genome shotgun sequence, a genomic segment contains:
- a CDS encoding methylenetetrahydrofolate reductase (NAD(P)H) MET13, which produces MHVKDMLTDNESAGRVGISFEFFPPKTAQGVQNLYDRMDRMHSLGPSFIDITWGAGGRLSDLTCEMVNVAQSVYGLETCMHLTCTDMPLEKVNAALSAAYKAGCTNILALRGDPPRDKEAWEATEGGLRYAKDLVKYIREKFGNHFDIGVGGYPEGADDNPDVDQLIDHLKEKVDAGSSFVITQMFYDVDNFIEWVKKCRAKGITVPIIPGIMPISTYAAFIRRANWTKARIPPDWLEALEPVKNDDAAVKEIGKRLVADMCRRLLAAGINHLHFYTMNLAQATQAVLEELKLIPSEETPLQRPLPWRPSLALNRRGEDVRPIFWRNRNSSYIARTQTWDEFPNGRWTDSRSPAFGELDAYGIGLKGTNEQNIKLWGEPKSIRDITQIFVRYLEGKLDRLPWSDSPISGEANAIKDNLVQLNSRGLLTVNSQPAVNGVRSSHPVFGWGPKNGFVYQKAYLELFVPPYLLDELIARIEKNPDLTYHAVAKNRELRTNTRDSPNALTWGIFAGREIVQPTIVDTISFLAWKDEAYRLGEDWAKCHDASSPSRKLIQDIMDNWYLVNIVNNDFHNTYDLFDLFNGLEVKDLDLEVGPDTAETKSQPNGAAPEEVAIKN; this is translated from the exons ATGCACGTCAAAGACATGCTCACGGACAATGAGTCCGCTGGGAGGGTCGGTATCTCTTTCGAATTCTTTCCTCCGAAAACGGCCCAGGGTGTTCAGAATCTCTACGACAGAATGGATCGAATGCACTCTCTAGGACCCTCCTTCATCGACATCACCTGGGGTGCTGGTGGTCGGTTGTCGGATTTGACCTGCGAGATGGTGAACGTTGCTCAATCGGTGTACGGCTTGGAGACTTGCATGCATCTGACCTGCACAGACATGCCGTTGGAAAAAGTGAATGCTGCACTCAGTGCTGCTTATAAGGCCGGCTGTACCAACATCTTGGCGCTTCGAGGTGATCCGCCTCGTGACAAAGAGGCATGGGAAGCCACTGAAGGAGGACTCCGTTATGCAAAGGATCTGGTCAAGTATATTCGGGAGAAGTTCGGCAATCATTTCGACATTGGTGTTGGCGGTTACCCTGAAGGCGCAGACGACAACCCGGATGTGGATCAGCTGATCGATCACTTGAAAGAGAAGGTCGACGCTGGAAGCTCCTTCGTCATCACGCAGATGTTCTACGATGTAGACAATTTCATTGAATGGGTCAAGAAATGCCGTGCCAAGGGCATCACGGTGCCAATTATTCCCGGTATCATGCCTATCTCCACATATGCCGCATTCATCAGACGAGCAAACTGGACAAAGGCGCGGATCCCACCGGACTGGCTCGAGGCTCTGGAACCGGTGAAGAATGACGATGCGgctgtcaaggagatcggAAAGCGGCTGGTTGCGGACATGTGCCGACGTCTCCTCGCGGCTGGCATCAATCACCTGCACTT CTATACCATGAACCTGGCACAAGCGACACAGGCAGTCCTTGAGGAACTTAAACTGATTCCCTCGGAGGAGACCCCCCTTCAAAGACCGCTGCCCTGGCGGCCGTCACTCGCGCTCAACCGCCGCGGGGAGGACGTCCGTCCCATTTTCTGGCGCAACAGGAACTCCTCCTACATTGCCCGTACACAGACATGGGATGAATTCCCCAACGGCCGTTGGACCGACTCTCGGTCCCCTGCCTTTGGTGAGCTTGACGCTTATGGCATCGGCCTTAAAGGCACAAACGAGCAGAACATCAAACTGTGGGGCGAGCCCAAGTCTATTCGCGATATAACGCAGATTTTCGTTCGCTACCTGGAAGGGAAGCTGGATCGCCTGCCATGGAGCGACTCGCCAATCAGTGGCGAAGCCAATGCCATCAAGGACAACCTAGTCCAACTGAATAGCAGGGGTCTACTCACAGTCAACTCGCAACCTGCCGTGAACGGCGTGAGGTCGTCTCACCCTGTGTTTGGCTGGGGTCCTAAGAATGGCTTCGTCTACCAGAAGGCATACCTCGAGCTCTTCGTACCCCCCTATCTGCTTGACGAGCTGATCGCTCGGATCGAGAAGAACCCCGACTTGACCTACCATGCCGTGGCCAAGAATCGCGAATTGCGCACCAATACTCGTGACAGCCCTAATGCTCTGACTTGGGGTATCTTCGCCGGACGAGAAATCGTCCAGCCGACCATTGTGGATACGATCAGTTTCTTAGCTTGGAAGGATGAGGCATACCGCCTGGGTGAAGACTGGGCCAAGTGTCATGATGCCAGCAGCCCGAGTCGAAAGTTGATCCAGGACATTATGGACAACTGGTACCTGGTCAACATCG TTAACAACGACTTCCACAACACGTATGACCTCTTCGACCTGTTCAATGGTCTGGAAGTGAAAGACCTTGACCTGGAGGTCGGCCCGGACACAGCCGAGACGAAGTCCCAGCCAAACGGAGCAGCCCCCGAAGAAGTCGCCATAAAAAACTAA
- a CDS encoding Nur1/Mug154 family protein: protein MPRLVRRQPLAERIRSYLNPLDFLLWLSEEIDANAWDQFEKDWALPLGVVLNLTFLIARANSRSSGTRAIDDVFGDDDGVPWMSWFASFIVHLLACFSASNTFYTFSRKRLYRLFEASIDQPPATPSARRVRVDSNPMAASPLRYFANVIAGSAESRAHPDAQRDVWELAVWDPLPICLRLFCLFSPGHVLVYWVFLPTQLSDPRPSVTIVTTIFITTLLSVQMSFLSSSFTQQAKDSMVVHKEVLNEYDTKFVHPRTQPVMRDVGTQFSDPNTSQPGSDAKYNKVDTFTPTRVIHRGFKTSPNPNYVSFVDPEGASLRRQTFTTPNASHNYTSLQTPSHLRDASPVVRGPVASIRQPHFRPTPSATGDGGSLGIFSHANSPLRRSTPANIDRRVPNPPEFLFKDRGTPMKRLSSPLKKSNVPGSATPLTSTPRRTQNDLRRETGRF, encoded by the exons ATGCCCCGGCTTGTGCGCCGCCAACCGCTCGCGGAGCGCATCAGGTCGTACTTGAATCCACTGGACTTTTTGCTATGGCTGTCAGAGGAGATCGATGCCAATGCTTGGGATCAGTTTGAGAAGGATTGGGCGCTGCCTTTGGGTGTTGTTCTCAACCTAACCTTCCTCATTGCGAGAGCGAACAGCCGATCGAGTGGCACCAGAGCCATCGACGATGTCTtcggagatgatgatggagtgCCGTGGATGAGCTGGTTT GCTTCCTTCATTGTTCACCTACTTGCGTGCTTCAGCGCGTCCAATACTTTCTACACCTTCTCTCGGAAGCGACTTTATCGTCTGTTTGAGGCTTCGATAGATCAACCACCGGCTACACCGTCGGCTCGCCGTGTCCGTGTCGATTCAAACCCTATGGCAGCTTCGCCGTTGCGGTACTTTGCAAATGTGATAGCCGGATCTGCTGAGTCCCGGGCGCATCCCGACGCGCAACGGGATGTGTGGGAACTTGCAGTTTGGGATCCTCTGCCGATTTGCCTTCGACTGTTCTGCCTCTTCAGCCCCGGCCACGTCCTGGTGTACTGGGTATTTCTGCCTACGCAACTGTCCGATCCTCGGCCAAGCGTTACTATCGTCACCACTATCTTCATTACGACTCTGCTGTCTGTGCAGATGTcattcctctcttcctcgttcACGCAGCAAGCCAAGGATTCCATGGTGGTTCACAAGGAGGTTCTTAACGAGTACGACACCAAATTTGTCCATCCTAGGACCCAACCCGTGATGAGAGATGTTGGCACCCAGTTCTCCGACCCGAATACCTCGCAGCCTGGTTCCGATGCCAAGTATAACAAGGTGGACACATTCACTCCTACTCGAGTGATCCACCGAGGGTTCAAAACCAGCCCCAATCCGAACTATGTCAGTTTTGTCGATCCCGAGGGGGCGTCCCTCCGACGTCAGACATTCACTACGCCAAATGCTTCTCACAACTATACGTCGCTGCAAACACCCAGTCATTTACGAGATGCCTCCCCGGTTGTACGAGGCCCCGTTGCGTCCATACGCCAACCGCACTTCCGACCCACACCGAGTGCTACGGGCGACGGTGGCAGTTTGGGAATCTTCTCGCACGCAAATTCCCCCTTGAGGCGATCTACACCGGCCAATATCGACCGCCGGGTTCCGAACCCTCCAGAGTTCTTATTCAAAGACCGAGGTACCCCTATGAAGAGGCTATCAAGTCCCTTGAAAAAGAGCAATGTGCCCGGTAGTGCAACTCCGTTGACCTCAACACCAAGACGGACTCAGAATGACCTTCGTCGTGAAACAGGCCGGTTCTGA
- a CDS encoding ML domain-containing protein, translated as MQLSLAGAHHRFSSSTPYDDSLAYVCHQTLLATLSYIIHLSPFSYTLKCSIWSSSCHSLVPVYYDRWLADPATMKLISTAATLFVCLAPLSASARSISFFDSTQAPIQLETFPVKGDNPLVYCSDPSGNILQIESVDLVPNPPLPGQTLSINASGNLKERVEEGAYVALEVKYGLITLIKQTADLCEQIKNVDLECPLEKGEMTLTKQVDLPSHIPPGKYNVHADVYTKDGKKITCLDAHDIEFKIRP; from the exons ATGCAACTATCCTTGGCTGGGGCCCATCACCGCTTCTCctcatctactccgtacgacGACTCACTCGCCTACGTCTGCCATCAGACCCTCCTTGCAACTTTGTCCTACATAATTCAcctctctcctttctcttataCTCTCAAGTGCAGTATctggtcttcttcctgtcATTCTCTGGTCCCAGTCTACTACGACCGCTGGTTGGCTGATCCTGCGACCATGAAGCTCATATCAACCGCCGCTACCTTGTTCGTTTGCCTTGCTCCTCTCTCCGCCTCAGCAcggtcgatctccttcttcgattCCACGCAAGCTCCAATTCAACTTGAGACCTTTCCTGTCAAGGGGGATAACCCGTTAGTATACTGTTCCGACCCTTCGGGCAATATCCTGCAGATCGAATCCGTGGACTTGGTTCCTAACCCTCCTCTCCC TGGCCAAACTCTCTCTATCAATGCCAGTGGCAACCTGAAGGAACGGGTGGAGGAAGGCGCTTATGTCGCTCTTGAGGTTAAATATGGTCTCATTACCCTGATCAAGCAGACCGCCGATCTCTGCGAACAAATCAAGAATGTGGACCTCGAGTGTCCCCTGGAGAAAGGCGAGATGACTCTGACTAAGCAGGTTGATCTGCCTTCGCATATTCCTCCG GGGAAGTACAACGTCCATGCCGACGTTTATACTaaggacggcaagaagattACCTGCCTTGATGCGCACGATATCGAGTTCAAGATTCGGCCATGA
- a CDS encoding H(+)-transporting V1 sector ATPase subunit F: MAASAVSYKERQFLAVIGDEDSVTGLLLAGIGHVTDGPDAQRNFLVVDSKTETSAIEKAFQNFTQERKDIAVLLINQHIAERIRHSVDSFADPFPAVLEIPSKDHPYDPEKDSVLKRVRRLFGE; encoded by the exons ATGGCAGCCTCGGCGGTATCCTACAAG GAACGGCAAttcctcgccgtcatcgGCGATGAAGA CTCCGTTACCGGTCTCCTGCTCGCGGGTATCGGT CACGTCACAGATGGCCCGGACGCCCAGCGGAATTTCCTTGTCGTTGACTCCAAGACCGAAACGTCTGCGATCGAGAAGGCCTTCCAGAACTTCACCCAGGAGAGGAAAGATATTGCCGTGCTGCTGATCAACCAACAC ATTGCCGAACGCATCAGACACAGCGTCGACTCCTTCGCCGACCCGTTCCCCGCCGTCCTCGAGATTCCGAGTAAAGACCATCCCTACGACCCCGAAAAGGACAGCGTGCTCAAGCGCGTGCGGCGGCTATTTGGTGAATAG
- a CDS encoding putative NTP binding protein: protein MDEVLHLHQGHFMNLSPRRRHDKRKELDVEEVENTHQERNTPDRSGSPMNSRDTDSGTGSPTIARRTRPTKLPLPRELASKVKEQQKDQPATPQDQDYGSLRNVRPKKPPTTLLYSSPDEVREQYWRKVRDKFEKESPSAKSQEKEKDKDKHKEIYYGAYKKIISLASSPKSELVKQRLKSAGGDLRGSPKSRITSPIIHPRLRPGYSSPSKSDNQLISQGKRQLSGVQRKNSDTDESILHFSTDKTDNATDSSINSHSSLSPVSGPSSSLTDWEDKFVVNMPSAKEPNPPTMSAQQIAEFQQSIERVHNDGGAMLDPDSLPSPRTGTPEDKDLSAVQPAKPTSFDGQDLPPPPPHSAGFEESPPSQPEHPRYYCPDEIGKNRISTIWEESASKSEKNVPKVNPDGSFLGCKEINGPNDKNPDEILLFSPVDRPRVVDVSSPMPRSPKERKIPVVRQRNPDLGEKTVAREEWKPGTLNMKLVQCSKPSPRAVCRETSCQQPEKTAQDSSKADRDSPSPSGKRLEDRKPTPRDDDVFIITPTIIRTMVSMSDIKAAAQKGSPVGIPTSRTAGDIITDARARPQGKPSPLGLRRVAQNSQEKSNVSSPVPLRSPPVRSIPVVKHRAEAGMRKVEQSRDMRGFIRMPGTTPPSAESQAERPANNPIQSRASSTGSSSKDSQERRVADSGQANRSSLPVNISPVGSIDRGQPGGGKTVPETTKVIEVAELDGLQVGEHKAKTPPPPPPPRITALHADPPNMEMKMEVASSTKSATNALTVALILEIFVLSAAQMEALWQRLVSNRHSKTTLLKIAINSLLQMLEHCLQVLRTWLTVFSVYNATGVWPRPAEGDLARSVADICQAIAYLVVLCFVMMVVERAAGYIVLVGSWVLWFAKPFGWFFVAIGRALFT from the coding sequence ATGGATGAGGTTCTGCACTTGCACCAGGGGCACTTCATGAACCTTTCGCCCCGAAGGCGCCATGATAAGCGGAAGGAGTTGGACGTGGAAGAAGTAGAAAATACGCATCAAGAGAGAAATACACCAGACCGCAGTGGAAGCCCAATGAATTCGAGAGACACTGATTCTGGAACTGGAAGTCCAACTATCGCGCGAAGAACCAGACCGACGAAGCTCCCTCTGCCCAGGGAGCTCGCAAGCAAAGTCAAGGAACAACAAAAAGATCAACCTGCAACGCCTCAAGATCAGGACTATGGTTCTCTCAGGAACGTCCGACCAAAGAAGCCGCCTACAACCTTATTATACAGCAGTCCGGACGAGGTTCGAGAGCAATATTGGCGAAAGGTCAGGGATAAGTTTGAGAAGGAATCCCCATCGGCGAAGAGccaagagaaggagaaggacaaggataaGCACAAGGAGATTTACTATGGAGCTTATAAAAAGATCATCTCGCTGGCCAGCTCTCCAAAGAGCGAACTGGTCAAACAGAGACTGAAGTCGGCCGGTGGCGACCTACGAGGAAGCCCAAAGTCGCGGATCACGAgccccatcatccatcctcgGCTTCGGCCAGGCTACAGCTCCCCCAGCAAATCTGACAACCAGTTAATCAGTCAAGGGAAGCGACAGCTCAGTGGAGTTCAACGAAAGAATTCTGATACGGACGAGAGCATTCTGCACTTTTCCACGGACAAGACGGATAACGCTACCGACTCGTCGATTAACTCTCACTCTTCTCTGTCACCCGTGTCGGGCCCCAGTAGCTCATTGACGGACTGGGAGGACAAATTCGTTGTCAACATGCCATCCGCCAAAGAGCCAAACCCACCGACAATGAGTGCACAGCAGATTGCGGAATTCCAGCAAAGCATCGAGCGGGTGCACAACGACGGGGGTGCTATGCTTGATCCAGACTCTTTGCCGAGTCCACGTACCGGGACGCCTGAAGACAAGGATTTGTCTGCTGTGCAGCCTGCGAAGCCGACCTCGTTTGACGGTCAAGATCTGCCTCCCCCACCTCCCCATTCGGCCGGGTTTGAGGAAAGTCCGCCATCCCAGCCAGAACATCCGAGGTACTACTGTCCCGATGAGATCGGCAAAAATCGCATCAGTACAATATGGGAAGAATCTGCCTCGAAATCCGAGAAGAATGTACCAAAGGTCAATCCGGATGGCTCTTTTTTAGGGTGCAAGGAGATCAATGGGCCCAACGACAAGAACCCCGACGAGATCCTACTGTTTTCGCCCGTGGATCGTCCCCGGGTAGTCGACGTGTCGAGTCCTATGCCCAGAAGccccaaagaaagaaagattcCAGTGGTCCGCCAGAGGAATCCGGACCTCGGAGAGAAGACCGTCGCTCGAGAAGAATGGAAACCAGGTACTCTGAATATGAAACTTGTCCAATGCTCGAAGCCATCACCGAGGGCCGTGTGCCGCGAGACCAGCTGCCAGCAACCAGAAAAGACAGCCCAGGACTCGAGCAAAGCGGACCGCGACTCCCCGTCACCTTCAGGCAAGCGCCTCGAGGACAGAAAACCGACTCCCAGGGACGACGATGTGTTCATTATCACACCCACTATCATACGCACTATGGTGAGCATGTCCGATATCAAGGCCGCGGCGCAGAAAGGATCTCCCGTCGGAATACCCACGTCGCGCACCGCCGGCGACATTATCACCGACGCTCGAGCAAGACCGCAAGGAAAGCCTTCGCCACTGGGACTAAGACGAGTGGCGCAAAACTCGCAGGAAAAATCAAACGTATCGTCGCCCGTGCCCTTGCGAAGCCCTCCTGTGCGGAGTATCCCCGTGGTCAAGCATCGAGCAGAAGCCGGAATGCGCAAGGTCGAACAGTCTCGGGATATGCGTGGGTTCATCCGTATGCCAGGCACGACACCACCGTCTGCAGAAAGTCAGGCAGAGCGCCCCGCAAATAACCCAATACAATCGCGTGCTTCGAGCACTGGATCCAGCAGCAAGGACTCGCAAGAGAGACGAGTTGCGGACTCCGGTCAAGCCAACAGGTCGTCGCTGCCTGTCAATATTTCCCCAGTCGGTTCGATCGACAGAGGTCAGCCAGGCGGTGGTAAGACAGTGCCAGAAACGACCAAGGTGATAGAAGTCGCGGAGCTGGACGGATTACAGGTGGGAGAACACAAAGCAAagacgccgccgccgccgccgccgccgcgaaTCACTGCATTACACGCTGATCCGCCAAatatggagatgaagatggaggtgGCGAGTTCCACCAAGAGTGCGACAAATGCGCTGACCGTTGCTCTGATCTTGGAAATCTTTGTCCTATCAGCCGCTCAAATGGAAGCTCTCTGGCAGAGACTCGTGTCAAATCGGCATTCCAAGACTACCCTGCTCAAGATTGCCATTAACAGCCTTCTGCAGATGCTCGAGCATTGCCTCCAGGTTCTCCGGACATGGCTGACGGTCTTTTCCGTTTACAATGCTACTGGGGTCTGGCCGCGACCGGCAGAAGGCGATCTTGCTCGGTCTGTAGCGGATATCTGTCAGGCCATTGCTTACCTCGTTGTTCTGTGCTTTGTGATGATGGTTGTTGAACGGGCAGCCGGGTACATAGTCCTTGTTGGAAGTTGGGTTCTATGGTTTGCGAAGCCTTTTGGATGGTTCTTTGTAGCAATAGGAAGGGCTCTCTTTACATGA
- a CDS encoding putative peroxisomal 3-ketoacyl-coA thiolase (Kat1): protein MSTPQQRLSSIANQVAGSNVSAKSKLLAKNPDDIVITLAVRTPLTKARKGGLKDTTVDNLLISLLTSIREKSNLDPNLVEDVCVGNVLAPGSAYIARSAVLAAGFPVTAAASIANRFCSSGLLAIQNVANQIMAGSIDIGIAVGAESMSTNADGGAPEMSAQILSHPIASQNTQPMGQTSENVAAQFNISREQHDQFAAKSYQKAERAQKSGWTADEIVPVKTQVKDPKTGEVKDVVVDRDDGIRYGTTVESLSKIRSAFPQWKPSATTGGNASQITDGAAGVILMKRSRAQELGQPIIGKFCGATVAGLEPRIMGIGPSIAIPKILSKFNLSKDDIDIFEINEAFASMGVYCVNKLGLDESKVNPRGGAIALGHPLGCTGARQVVTALSELRRQNKRIAVTSMCVGTGMGMAGIFVSEH from the exons ATGTCTACGCCACAGCAACGGTTGTCCTCGATCGCTAACCAGGTCGCTGGTTCGAACGTCTCGGCGAAGAGCAAGCTATTGGCCAAGAACCCTGATGATATC GTAATCACGCTTGCTGTTCGGACCCCTCTCACAAAGGCCAGAAAAGGTGGTCTCAAGGACACCACAGTAGATAATCTCCTGATTTCATTACTTACA TCTATCCGCGAAAAGTCCAACCTCGACCCCAACCTGGTTGAAGATGTCTGTGTTGGTAACGTGCTTGCGCCTGGTTCCGCATACATCGCCCGCTCCGCGGTGCTTGCAGCTGGCTTCCCTGTGACGGCCGCCGCCTCCATTGCCAACCGGTTCTGTTCTTCTGGATTGCTGGCGATCCAGAACGTCGCTAATCAGATCATGGCTGGGTCTATCGATATCGGTATCGCGGTCGGGGCCGAGAGCATGAGCACCAACGCCGATGGAGGGGCCCCAGAGATGTCGGCTCAGATCCTGTCGCATCCTATTGCCTCCCAGAACACCCAACCCATGGGCCAGACCTCAGAGAACGTCGCAGCCCAGTTCAACATTTCCCGAGAGCAACACGATCAGTTTGCCGCCAAGAGTTATCAGAAGGCCGAGCGCGCGCAAAAGTCCGGTTGGACTGCCGACGAGATTGTGCCCGTCAAGACTCAAGTCAAAGATCCCAAGACGGGCGAGGTGAAGGACGTCGTCGTTGATCGTGACGATGGCATTCGATATGGCACCACCGTTGAGTCCCTCAGCAAGATTCGCTCTGCATTCCCTCAATGGAAGCCCAGTGCCACAACCGGTGGAAATGCCAGTCAGATCACGGATGGCGCCGCCGGTGTCATTCTTATGAAGCGGTCTCGTGCCCAGGAACTCGGACAACCCATCATTGGCAAGTTTTGCGGAGCTACTGTTGCGGGTTTGGAGCCTCGGATCATGGGTATTGGCCCTTCCATTGCTATTCCCAAGATCTTGTCCAAGTTCAACCTGAGCAAGGATGATATCGATATTTTCGAGATTAACGAAGCATTTGCGTCCATG GGCGTCTACTGTGTTAACAAACTGGGTCTTGATGAGAGCAAGGTCAATCCCAGGGGTGGAGCGAT CGCACTGGGTCACCCGCTGGGCTGCACCGGAGCTCGCCAGGTTGTTACTGCTCTGTCTGAGCTGCGCCGCCAGAACAAGAGAATCGCTGTCACCTCGATGTGTGTCGGAACT GGCATGGGCATGGCCGGGATCTTTGTTTCGGAGCATTAA
- a CDS encoding putative bifunctional fatty acid transporter/acyl-CoA synthetase (FAT1) encodes MDFISEISAPSLAVASALTVAAGAYLNAKLAISTDLTTICNDRDWTKRLGQRIAELGDTATLYKMLERVVEVQGRGDSEALWFENKTWTYRQLKDLVDRLAALLHSRDIKTGDFVAVFNTNSPEMVVSIYALAKLGAVAALINNNLRDDTFMHCLNVSGSKFIISTPDLSQFVCVDLPHIALNLGSFDGISVGAIELVTAADLQQYSPTGLIPAKRSVRDLCVLIYTSGTTGNPKACAIRNMMNMVTSNPLSTDVRNPAKYYPLRTYSSLPLFHGTAYFTGLCYSVGNAGTLCLRRKFSASQFWKDVHDSKATRILYIGELCRYLLATPPSPYDQDHACIVASGNGLRGEIWERFRQRFNVPEIREFYRSTEGVAKFDNHGVGAWGAGKIGFSGPIRRFLEEDVFIVKYDPDTEMPYRDPKTGFCVKAKLGEEGEAIGRVRDRTLLTEYLYNEEATEKKLLRDVFVKGDLYQRTGDLLVQDSSGWVKFQDRVGDTFRWKGENVSAGEIRDHICRIPGVHDAVVYGVKLSGYDGQAGAAGITLEDPAAEAEFMANLHRALKKKGVPSYAMPRLVRLTEKVATGVTFKQAKGELAKLGWDPRTQTKGDKLYWLNGSTYQKLDEQSWASIESGRAKL; translated from the exons ATGGATTTCATTTCCGAGATTTCAGCCCCTTCGCTGGCGGTCGCCTCCGCCCTGACCGTCGCAGCAGGGGCGTATCTGAACGCAAAACTCGCCATTTCCACGGATTTGACCACGATATGCAATGATCGAGACTGGACAAAACGGCTGGGTCAGCGAATTGCTGAGCTTGGTGATACAGCTACCCTGTACAAGATGCTGGAGAGAGTCGTGGAGGTGCAAGGACGCGGCGACAGTGAGGCGCTCTGGTTTGAGAACAAGACATGGACATATCGTCAATTGAAAGATC TTGTCGATCGCCTCGCCGCTCTGCTACACTCTAGAGATATCAAAACAGGCGACTTTGTCGCCGTATTCAACACGAATTCGCCTGAGATGGTGGTATCTATCTACGCTCTGGCGAAGCTGGGTGCTGTGGCTGCTTTAATCAATAACAACCTGCGTG ATGACACCTTTATGCACTGCCTCAATGTCTCCGGGTCAAAATTCATCATTTCCACCCCAGACCTGTCGCAATTTGTATGTGTAGACCTGCCACATATTGCGCTGAACCTTGGGTCATTTGATGGCATTTCCGTCGGCGCGATAGAGCTGGTTACCGCAGCTGACCTGCAGCAATACTCTCCCACTGGCTTGATCCCAGCCAAGCGATCGGTCCGTGATCTGTGTGTACTCATCTACACCTCCGGCACAACAGGCAACCCCAAGGCATGTGCTATTCGCAACATGATGAACATGGTCACGTCGAATCCTCTGAGCACGGATGTCAGAAACCCCGCCAAATACTACCCACTGCGCACCtattcctctcttccactctTCCATGGCACCGCATATTTTACGGGTCTATGCTACTCGGTCGGCAATGCAGGCACCCTGTGTTTGCGCCGCAAGTTCTCCGCCTCCCAATTCTGGAAAGATGTTCATGACTCGAAAGCCACCCGTATCCTGTATATCGGTGAGCTCTGTCGGTATCTGCTCGCCAcacctccatctccataCGACCAAGACCACGCCTGCATTGTCGCGTCAGGCAACGGATTACGGGGTGAGATCTGGGAGCGGTTCCGGCAAAGGTTCAACGTCCCCGAGATCCGCGAATTCTATCGGTCCACCGAAGGCGTGGCCAAGTTCGACAATCACGGCGTGGGCGCATGGGGCGCAGGCAAAATAGGGTTCTCGGGACCCATCCGACGATTCTTGGAAGAGGACGTCTTCATCGTGAAGTATGATCCGGATACCGAGATGCCGTACCGGGACCCAAAGACCGGGTTCTGCGTCAAAGCCAAGCtgggcgaggagggagaggccaTTGGCCGAGTCAGGGACCGGACTCTGCTGACCGAATACCTGTACAACGAGGAAGCTACTGAGAAGAAGCTCCTGCGAGACGTATTCGTCAAGGGCGACCTGTATCAACGCACCGGCGACCTTCTCGTCCAGGACAGCTCGGGCTGGGTCAAGTTTCAGGACCGCGTGGGAGACACGTTTCGCTGGAAGGGCGAGAATGTGAGCGCTGGGGAGATCCGGGATCACATCTGTCGCATCCCAGGTGTCCATGATGCCGTGGTCTACGGCGTGAAGCTGAGCGG ATACGACGGCCAAGCCGGCGCTGCCGGTATTACGCTCGAAGATCCCGCAGCAGAGGCCGAGTTCATGGCGAACCTGCACCGAGCGCTGAAAAAGAAGGGTGTACCGTCGTATGCCATGCCGAGGCTGGTTCGGCTGACCGAGAA GGTAGCAACTGGCGTGACATTCAAGCAGGCAAAGGGCGAATTGGCCAAACTGGGCTGGGATCCCCGTACTCAGACCAAGGGCGACAAGCTGTACTGGCTGAACGGCTCCACATACCAGAAGCTAGACGAGCAGAGTTGGGCCTCAATAGAGAGCGGACGGGCTAAATTGTGA